A single Pan troglodytes isolate AG18354 chromosome 19, NHGRI_mPanTro3-v2.0_pri, whole genome shotgun sequence DNA region contains:
- the LOC750581 gene encoding polyunsaturated fatty acid lipoxygenase ALOX15 isoform X1, translated as MTSTRFSAVARASWLVSPPPQYVSQDAYPQIPPNPGELKEAGWGDQRLGSLWWAGVKGAWLVGLEGPRAQIPQLAQQLPSPERVRDSWKEDALFGYQFLNGANPVVLRCSVHLPARLVFPPGMEELQAQLEKELEGGTLFEADFSLLDGIKANVSLCSQQHLAAPLVMLKLQPDGKLLPMVIQLQLPHTGSPPPPLFLPTDPPMAWLLAQCWVRSSDFQLRELQSHLLRGHLMAEVIVVATMRCLPSIHPIFKVTPYPLLSCVQLNT; from the exons ATGACTTCAACCAGATTTTCTGCTGTGGCCAGAGCAAGCTGGCTGGTCAGTCCCCCACCCCAATATGTCTCCCAGGACGCTTACCCCCAGATCCCACCCAACCCAGGGGAATTGAAAGAAGCAGGGTGGGGAGACCAGAGACTTGGGTCCCTCTGGTGGGCTGGAGTCAAGGGGGCATGGTTGGTGGGGTTGGAAGGACCAAGAGCTCAGATCCCACAACTTGCTCAACAACTGCCTTCCCCAGAGCGCGTGCGGGACTCCTGGAAGGAAGATGCCTTATTTGGGTACCAGTTTCTTAATGGCGCCAACCCCGTGGTGCTGAGGTGCTCCGTTCACCTTCCTGCTCGCCTAGTGTTCCCTCCAGGCATGGAGGAACTGCAGGCTCAGCTGGAGAAGGAGCTGGAG GGAGGCACATTGTTCGAAGCTGACTTCTCCCTGCTGGATGGGATCAAGGCCAACGTCAGTCTCTGTAGCCAGCAGCACCTGGCTGCCCCTCTGGTCATGCTGAAACTGCAGCCTGATGGGAAACTCTTGCCCatggtcatccag ctccagctgcccCACACAGGATCCCCACCACCTCCCCTTTTCTTGCCCACGGATCCCCCAATGGCCTGGCTTCTGGCCCAATGCTGGGTGCGCAGCTCTGACTTCCAGCTCCGTGAGCTGCAGTCTCATCTTCTGAGGGGACACTTGATGGCTGAGGTCATTGTTGTGGCCACCATGAGGTGCCTGCCGTCGATACATCCTATCTTCAAGGTAACTCCTTATCCCCTTCTCTCCTGTGTTCAGCTGAATACTTGA
- the C19H17orf100 gene encoding uncharacterized protein C17orf100 homolog, whose product MASARGAKQSSPRVGTTRYTETSTVRVETSSHRVETSSRRVETSQRRSEGPSLSPSGKRLPGILEASSRHVESSSQRTETTSRHVRASSLRVETSLHCAGSPTPRAKPAARQNEKTAR is encoded by the coding sequence ATGGCCTCAGCCCGAGGGGCCAAGCAGTCTTCGCCCCGGGTGGGGACCACCCGCTACACAGAGACGTCCACGGTCCGCGTAGAGACCTCGTCCCACCGCGTGGAGACGTCGTCCCGACGGGTGGAGACCTCCCAGCGCCGCAGCGAGgggccctccctctccccctcggGGAAGCGGCTCCCTGGCATCCTCGAGGCGTCCTCCCGGCACGTGGAATCCTCCTCGCAGCGCACGGAAACGACCTCCCGCCACGTCAGAGCCTCGTCCCTGAGGGTGGAGACGTCTCTGCACTGCGCGGGGAGCCCGACCCCGCGGGCCAAGCCGGCCGCCCGCCAGAACGAAAAAACGGCCCGATGA
- the LOC750581 gene encoding polyunsaturated fatty acid lipoxygenase ALOX15 isoform X2 translates to MWLGQNYVTSLWMSNFWKTRVLTLRFRWPKERVRDSWKEDALFGYQFLNGANPVVLRCSVHLPARLVFPPGMEELQAQLEKELEGGTLFEADFSLLDGIKANVSLCSQQHLAAPLVMLKLQPDGKLLPMVIQLQLPHTGSPPPPLFLPTDPPMAWLLAQCWVRSSDFQLRELQSHLLRGHLMAEVIVVATMRCLPSIHPIFKVTPYPLLSCVQLNT, encoded by the exons ATGTGGCTGGGGCAAAACTATGTGACCTCCCTGTGGATGAGCAATTTCTGGAAGACAAGAGTGTTGACTTTAAGGTTTCGCTGGCCAAAGG AGCGCGTGCGGGACTCCTGGAAGGAAGATGCCTTATTTGGGTACCAGTTTCTTAATGGCGCCAACCCCGTGGTGCTGAGGTGCTCCGTTCACCTTCCTGCTCGCCTAGTGTTCCCTCCAGGCATGGAGGAACTGCAGGCTCAGCTGGAGAAGGAGCTGGAG GGAGGCACATTGTTCGAAGCTGACTTCTCCCTGCTGGATGGGATCAAGGCCAACGTCAGTCTCTGTAGCCAGCAGCACCTGGCTGCCCCTCTGGTCATGCTGAAACTGCAGCCTGATGGGAAACTCTTGCCCatggtcatccag ctccagctgcccCACACAGGATCCCCACCACCTCCCCTTTTCTTGCCCACGGATCCCCCAATGGCCTGGCTTCTGGCCCAATGCTGGGTGCGCAGCTCTGACTTCCAGCTCCGTGAGCTGCAGTCTCATCTTCTGAGGGGACACTTGATGGCTGAGGTCATTGTTGTGGCCACCATGAGGTGCCTGCCGTCGATACATCCTATCTTCAAGGTAACTCCTTATCCCCTTCTCTCCTGTGTTCAGCTGAATACTTGA
- the LOC750581 gene encoding polyunsaturated fatty acid lipoxygenase ALOX15 isoform X3 produces MWLGQNYVTSLWMSNFWKTRVLTLRFRWPKERVRDSWKEDALFGYQFLNGANPVVLRCSVHLPARLVFPPGMEELQAQLEKELEGGTLFEADFSLLDGIKANVSLCSQQHLAAPLVMLKLQPDGKLLPMVIQVRGLRISAPSLQPSQLSPLSKCTKHHLQRRWAKAPGRRERRKCAKSLLEGLAM; encoded by the exons ATGTGGCTGGGGCAAAACTATGTGACCTCCCTGTGGATGAGCAATTTCTGGAAGACAAGAGTGTTGACTTTAAGGTTTCGCTGGCCAAAGG AGCGCGTGCGGGACTCCTGGAAGGAAGATGCCTTATTTGGGTACCAGTTTCTTAATGGCGCCAACCCCGTGGTGCTGAGGTGCTCCGTTCACCTTCCTGCTCGCCTAGTGTTCCCTCCAGGCATGGAGGAACTGCAGGCTCAGCTGGAGAAGGAGCTGGAG GGAGGCACATTGTTCGAAGCTGACTTCTCCCTGCTGGATGGGATCAAGGCCAACGTCAGTCTCTGTAGCCAGCAGCACCTGGCTGCCCCTCTGGTCATGCTGAAACTGCAGCCTGATGGGAAACTCTTGCCCatggtcatccaggtgagaggTCTCAGGATTTCTGCTCCCAGTCTCCAGCCTTCTCAGCTCAGCCCCTTATCAAAATGCACTAAGCACCATCTTCAAAGGCGCTGGGCTAAGGCACCCGGGAGACGCGAAAGGAGGAAATGCGCCAAGTCTCTATTGGAGGGCCTTGCAATGTAG